One window of the Acinonyx jubatus isolate Ajub_Pintada_27869175 chromosome A2, VMU_Ajub_asm_v1.0, whole genome shotgun sequence genome contains the following:
- the LOC106980764 gene encoding TRPM8 channel-associated factor 1 isoform X2, with amino-acid sequence MATPSAAFEALMNGVTSWDVPEDAIPCELLLIGEASFPVMVNDMGQVLIAASSYGRGRLVVVSHEDYLVEAQLTPFLLNAVGWLCSSPGAPIGIHPSLAPLAKILEGSGVEAKIEPEVKDSLGVYCIDAYNETMTEKLVKFMKRGGGLLIGGQAWDWANQGDDERVLFTFPGNLVTSVAGVYFTDNKGDTSFFKVSKKMPKIPVLVSCEDDLSEDRDELLHGISELDISNSDCFPSQLLVHGALAFPLGLDSYHGCVIAAARYGRGRVVVTGHKVLFTVGKLGPFLLNAVRWLDGGRRGKIVVQTELRTLSGLLAVGGIDTSIEPHLTSDASVYCFEPVSDVGVKELQEFVAEGGGLFVGAQAWWWAFKNPGVSPLARFPGNLLLNPFGISITSQSLNPGPFRTPKAGIRTYHFRSTLAEFQVIMGRKRGNVEKGWLAKLGPDGAAFLQIPAEEIPAYMSVHRLLRKLLSRYRLPVATRENPVINDCCRGAMLSLATGLAHSGSDLSLLVPEIEDMYSSPYLRPSESPITVDVNCNNPGTRYCWMSTGLYIPGRQIIEVSLPEAAASADLKIQIGCHTDDLTRASKLFRGPLVINRCCLDKPTKSITCLWGGLLYIIVPQSSKLGSVPITVKGAVHAPYYKLGETSQEEWKRRIQENPGPWGELATDNIILTVPTANLRTLENPEPLLRLWDEVMQAVARLGAEPFPLRLPQRIVADVQISVGWMHAGYPIMCHLESVQELINEKLIRTKGLWGPVHELGRNQQRQEWEFPPHTTEATCNLWCVYVHETVLGIPRGRANIALWPPVREKRVRIYLGKGPNVKNWNAWTALETYLQLQEAFGWEPFIRLFTEYRNQTNLPTDNVDKMNLWVKMFSHQVQKNLAPFFEAWAWPIQKEVATSLAYLPEWKENIMKLYLLTQM; translated from the exons ATGGCGACTCCCTCTGCTGCCTTTGAGGCCCTTATGAATGGAGTGACCAGCTGGGATGTCCCCGAAGATGCCATCCCATGTGAACTGCTTCTCATTGGAGAAGCCTCCTTTCCGGTCATGGTGAATGACATGGGCCAGGTCCTCATTGCTGCCTCCTCCTATGGCCGAGGCCGCCTGGTGGTGGTGTCCCACGAGGACTACTTGGTAGAAGCCCAGCTCACTCCCTTTCTCCTCAATGCAGTGGGTTGGCTTTGTTCTTCCCCTGGGGCTCCCATTGGCATACACCCGTCCCTGGCACCCCTGGCCAAAATCCTTGAGGGTTCTGGGGTAGAGGCGAAGATTGAGCCCGAAGTGAAAGACTCCCTGGGGGTTTACTGCATTGATGCCTACAATGAAACCATGACAGAAAAGTTGGTCAAGTTTATGAAACGTGGAGGGGGCTTGCTCATTGGAGGCCAGGCCTGGGACTGGGCCAACCAGGGCGATGACGAAAGGGTGCTTTTCACGTTCCCTGGCAACCTCGTGACCAGTGTGGCCGGCGTGTACTTCACTGACAACAAAGGGGACACAAGTTTCTTTAAAGTCTCCAAGAAGATGCCCAAGATCCCAGTCTTAGTTAG CTGTGAGGATGACCTCTCCGAGGACAGAGACGAGCTCCTGCACGGGATTTCAGAGCTGGACATCAGCAACTCAGACTGCTTCCCATCCCAGCTGCTGGTGCACGGGGCTCTGGCCTTTCCCCTGGGGTTAGACTCCTACCATGGCTGTGTCATAGCGGCTGCCCGCTACGGCCGGGGCCGGGTGGTCGTGACCGGCCACAAGGTATTATTCACGGTTGGCAAACTGGGCCCCTTTCTGCTCAATGCCGTGCGCTGGCTGGATGGGGGCCGCAGAGGCAAGATCGTGGTGCAGACAGAACTGAGGACACTGAGCGGCCTGCTCGCAGTGGGGGGCATAGACACCAGCATCGAGCCCCATCTGACCAGCGACGCGAGTGTCTATTGCTTTGAACCCGTGAGCGATGTGGGGGTCAAAGAGCTGCAGGAGTTCGTAGCAGAGGGCGGGGGACTGTTCGTTGGAGCCCAAGCCTGGTGGTGGGCCTTCAAGAACCCTGGAGTGTCCCCTTTGGCGCGGTTCCCAGGAAACCTCCTCCTCAACCCCTTTGGCATCAGCATCACAAGCCAGAGCCTCAATCCGGGGCCCTTCCGTACTCCTAAAGCAGGGATCAGGACCTATCACTTCCGCTCCACTCTGGCCGAGTTCCAGGTCATAATGGGCCGGAAGAGAGGGAATGTGGAGAAGGGCTGGCTGGCAAAGCTGGGGCCGGACGGGGCTGCTTTCCTCCAGATCCCCGCAGAGGAGATCCCTGCCTATATGTCTGTGCACCGGCTCCTGAGGAAACTGCTGAGTCGCTATCGGCTCCCGGTAGCAACGCGAGAGAACCCCGTTATCAATGATTGCTGCAGGGGTGCTATGCTCTCCCTGGCCACTGGTCTGGCCCACTCGGGAAGCGACCTCTCTCTGTTAGTGCCAGAAATCGAAGACATGTACAGCAGCCCCTATCTGCGCCCCTCGGAATCTCCTATCACCGTTGACGTCAATTGCAACAATCCAG GCACCAGATACTGCTGGATGAGCACCGGGCTCTACATTCCTGGAAGGCAGATCATAGAGGTCTCGCTGCCTGAAGCTGCTGCCTCTGCTGATCTGAAG ATACAGATTGGCTGCCACACGGATGACCTGACCAGAGCCAGCAAGCTGTTCCGAGGCCCGCTCGTGATCAACCGGTGCTGCTTGGACAAGCCCACAAAGTCCATCACCTGCCTCTGGGGCGGCCTCCTCTACATCATCGTGCCTCAGAGCAGCAAACTGGGCTCCGTGCCCATCACTGTGAAGGGGGCTGTGCATGCCCCGTACTACAAGCTAG GGGAGACCTCGCAGGAGGAGTGGAAGAGGCGTATCCAAGAGAATCCAGGTCCCTGGGGAGAGCTGGCTACGGACAACATCATCCTGACCGTGCCAACCGCCAATCTCCGTACCCTGGAGAACCCTGAGCCATTGCTTCGCCTCTGGGATGAGGTGATGCAGGCTGTGGCACGGCTGGGGGCCGAGCCCTTCCCTTTGCGTCTGCCCCAGAGGATCGTCGCCGACGTGCAGATCTCAGTTG GCTGGATGCACGCAGGGTACCCCATCATGTGCCATCTGGAGTCTGTGCAGGAGCTCATCAATGAGAAGCTCATCAGAACCAAGGGGCTGTGGGGCCCTGTCCACGAGCTCGGCCGTAACCAGCAACGGCAGGAGTGGGAGTTCCCCCCGCACACCACGGAGGCCACCTGCAACCTGTGGTGTGTTTATGTGCACGAGACGGTCCTGGGCATCCCTCGAGGCCGCGCCAATATTGCTCTGTGGCCTCCGGTTCGGGAGAAGAGGGTCCGAATCTACCTGGGCAAGGGTCCCAATGTGAAAAACTGGAATGCGTGGACCGCCCTGGAAACGTATCTCCAG CTACAGGAGGCCTTTGGGTGGGAGCCGTTCATCCGTCTCTTCACTGAGTACAGGAACCAGACCAACTTGCCCACAGACAATGTTGACAAAATGAATCTGTGGGTGAAGATGTTCTCCCACCAAGTGCAGAAGAATCTGGCTCCGTTCTTTGAGGCCTGGGCCTGGCCTATCCAGAAGGAAGTGGCTACCAGCCTGGCCTATCTGCCTGAATGGaaggaaaatattatgaaattataCCTCCTCACACAGATGTAA
- the LOC106980764 gene encoding TRPM8 channel-associated factor 1 isoform X1, which translates to MATPSAAFEALMNGVTSWDVPEDAIPCELLLIGEASFPVMVNDMGQVLIAASSYGRGRLVVVSHEDYLVEAQLTPFLLNAVGWLCSSPGAPIGIHPSLAPLAKILEGSGVEAKIEPEVKDSLGVYCIDAYNETMTEKLVKFMKRGGGLLIGGQAWDWANQGDDERVLFTFPGNLVTSVAGVYFTDNKGDTSFFKVSKKMPKIPVLVSCEDDLSEDRDELLHGISELDISNSDCFPSQLLVHGALAFPLGLDSYHGCVIAAARYGRGRVVVTGHKVLFTVGKLGPFLLNAVRWLDGGRRGKIVVQTELRTLSGLLAVGGIDTSIEPHLTSDASVYCFEPVSDVGVKELQEFVAEGGGLFVGAQAWWWAFKNPGVSPLARFPGNLLLNPFGISITSQSLNPGPFRTPKAGIRTYHFRSTLAEFQVIMGRKRGNVEKGWLAKLGPDGAAFLQIPAEEIPAYMSVHRLLRKLLSRYRLPVATRENPVINDCCRGAMLSLATGLAHSGSDLSLLVPEIEDMYSSPYLRPSESPITVDVNCNNPGTRYCWMSTGLYIPGRQIIEVSLPEAAASADLKIQIGCHTDDLTRASKLFRGPLVINRCCLDKPTKSITCLWGGLLYIIVPQSSKLGSVPITVKGAVHAPYYKLGETSQEEWKRRIQENPGPWGELATDNIILTVPTANLRTLENPEPLLRLWDEVMQAVARLGAEPFPLRLPQRIVADVQISVGWMHAGYPIMCHLESVQELINEKLIRTKGLWGPVHELGRNQQRQEWEFPPHTTEATCNLWCVYVHETVLGIPRGRANIALWPPVREKRVRIYLGKGPNVKNWNAWTALETYLQLQEAFGWEPFIRLFTEYRNQTNLPTDNVDKMNLWVKMFSHQVQKNLAPFFEAWAWPIQKEVATSLAYLPEWKENIMKLYLLTQMPH; encoded by the exons ATGGCGACTCCCTCTGCTGCCTTTGAGGCCCTTATGAATGGAGTGACCAGCTGGGATGTCCCCGAAGATGCCATCCCATGTGAACTGCTTCTCATTGGAGAAGCCTCCTTTCCGGTCATGGTGAATGACATGGGCCAGGTCCTCATTGCTGCCTCCTCCTATGGCCGAGGCCGCCTGGTGGTGGTGTCCCACGAGGACTACTTGGTAGAAGCCCAGCTCACTCCCTTTCTCCTCAATGCAGTGGGTTGGCTTTGTTCTTCCCCTGGGGCTCCCATTGGCATACACCCGTCCCTGGCACCCCTGGCCAAAATCCTTGAGGGTTCTGGGGTAGAGGCGAAGATTGAGCCCGAAGTGAAAGACTCCCTGGGGGTTTACTGCATTGATGCCTACAATGAAACCATGACAGAAAAGTTGGTCAAGTTTATGAAACGTGGAGGGGGCTTGCTCATTGGAGGCCAGGCCTGGGACTGGGCCAACCAGGGCGATGACGAAAGGGTGCTTTTCACGTTCCCTGGCAACCTCGTGACCAGTGTGGCCGGCGTGTACTTCACTGACAACAAAGGGGACACAAGTTTCTTTAAAGTCTCCAAGAAGATGCCCAAGATCCCAGTCTTAGTTAG CTGTGAGGATGACCTCTCCGAGGACAGAGACGAGCTCCTGCACGGGATTTCAGAGCTGGACATCAGCAACTCAGACTGCTTCCCATCCCAGCTGCTGGTGCACGGGGCTCTGGCCTTTCCCCTGGGGTTAGACTCCTACCATGGCTGTGTCATAGCGGCTGCCCGCTACGGCCGGGGCCGGGTGGTCGTGACCGGCCACAAGGTATTATTCACGGTTGGCAAACTGGGCCCCTTTCTGCTCAATGCCGTGCGCTGGCTGGATGGGGGCCGCAGAGGCAAGATCGTGGTGCAGACAGAACTGAGGACACTGAGCGGCCTGCTCGCAGTGGGGGGCATAGACACCAGCATCGAGCCCCATCTGACCAGCGACGCGAGTGTCTATTGCTTTGAACCCGTGAGCGATGTGGGGGTCAAAGAGCTGCAGGAGTTCGTAGCAGAGGGCGGGGGACTGTTCGTTGGAGCCCAAGCCTGGTGGTGGGCCTTCAAGAACCCTGGAGTGTCCCCTTTGGCGCGGTTCCCAGGAAACCTCCTCCTCAACCCCTTTGGCATCAGCATCACAAGCCAGAGCCTCAATCCGGGGCCCTTCCGTACTCCTAAAGCAGGGATCAGGACCTATCACTTCCGCTCCACTCTGGCCGAGTTCCAGGTCATAATGGGCCGGAAGAGAGGGAATGTGGAGAAGGGCTGGCTGGCAAAGCTGGGGCCGGACGGGGCTGCTTTCCTCCAGATCCCCGCAGAGGAGATCCCTGCCTATATGTCTGTGCACCGGCTCCTGAGGAAACTGCTGAGTCGCTATCGGCTCCCGGTAGCAACGCGAGAGAACCCCGTTATCAATGATTGCTGCAGGGGTGCTATGCTCTCCCTGGCCACTGGTCTGGCCCACTCGGGAAGCGACCTCTCTCTGTTAGTGCCAGAAATCGAAGACATGTACAGCAGCCCCTATCTGCGCCCCTCGGAATCTCCTATCACCGTTGACGTCAATTGCAACAATCCAG GCACCAGATACTGCTGGATGAGCACCGGGCTCTACATTCCTGGAAGGCAGATCATAGAGGTCTCGCTGCCTGAAGCTGCTGCCTCTGCTGATCTGAAG ATACAGATTGGCTGCCACACGGATGACCTGACCAGAGCCAGCAAGCTGTTCCGAGGCCCGCTCGTGATCAACCGGTGCTGCTTGGACAAGCCCACAAAGTCCATCACCTGCCTCTGGGGCGGCCTCCTCTACATCATCGTGCCTCAGAGCAGCAAACTGGGCTCCGTGCCCATCACTGTGAAGGGGGCTGTGCATGCCCCGTACTACAAGCTAG GGGAGACCTCGCAGGAGGAGTGGAAGAGGCGTATCCAAGAGAATCCAGGTCCCTGGGGAGAGCTGGCTACGGACAACATCATCCTGACCGTGCCAACCGCCAATCTCCGTACCCTGGAGAACCCTGAGCCATTGCTTCGCCTCTGGGATGAGGTGATGCAGGCTGTGGCACGGCTGGGGGCCGAGCCCTTCCCTTTGCGTCTGCCCCAGAGGATCGTCGCCGACGTGCAGATCTCAGTTG GCTGGATGCACGCAGGGTACCCCATCATGTGCCATCTGGAGTCTGTGCAGGAGCTCATCAATGAGAAGCTCATCAGAACCAAGGGGCTGTGGGGCCCTGTCCACGAGCTCGGCCGTAACCAGCAACGGCAGGAGTGGGAGTTCCCCCCGCACACCACGGAGGCCACCTGCAACCTGTGGTGTGTTTATGTGCACGAGACGGTCCTGGGCATCCCTCGAGGCCGCGCCAATATTGCTCTGTGGCCTCCGGTTCGGGAGAAGAGGGTCCGAATCTACCTGGGCAAGGGTCCCAATGTGAAAAACTGGAATGCGTGGACCGCCCTGGAAACGTATCTCCAG CTACAGGAGGCCTTTGGGTGGGAGCCGTTCATCCGTCTCTTCACTGAGTACAGGAACCAGACCAACTTGCCCACAGACAATGTTGACAAAATGAATCTGTGGGTGAAGATGTTCTCCCACCAAGTGCAGAAGAATCTGGCTCCGTTCTTTGAGGCCTGGGCCTGGCCTATCCAGAAGGAAGTGGCTACCAGCCTGGCCTATCTGCCTGAATGGaaggaaaatattatgaaattataCCTCCTCACACAGAT gccccactgA